A genomic segment from Halobellus litoreus encodes:
- a CDS encoding dihydrofolate reductase: MELVSVAAVAENGVIGRDGELPWESIPADKRQYRNRVADAPVILGRRTFDSMRGDLPGSHQIVLSRTEREYGVDTAFHASDVAAGVAVAESLGAEVAYVLGGSAIYELFQPHVDRMVLSRVPGEYEGDVRYPAWEESEWRLESSTAQEGFTLEEWVRLPAA; the protein is encoded by the coding sequence ATGGAACTCGTTTCAGTCGCCGCCGTCGCCGAGAACGGCGTCATCGGCCGCGACGGCGAACTGCCCTGGGAGAGCATTCCGGCGGACAAACGACAGTACCGGAACCGGGTCGCCGACGCGCCGGTCATCCTCGGTCGGCGGACGTTCGACTCGATGCGGGGCGACCTTCCCGGCAGCCACCAGATCGTGTTGAGCCGGACCGAGCGGGAGTACGGCGTCGACACGGCGTTCCACGCGAGCGACGTCGCGGCGGGGGTCGCCGTCGCGGAGTCACTCGGGGCCGAGGTCGCCTACGTTCTCGGTGGCTCGGCGATCTACGAACTGTTCCAGCCCCACGTCGACCGAATGGTGCTGAGTCGCGTCCCCGGCGAGTACGAGGGCGACGTTCGCTATCCGGCCTGGGAGGAGTCAGAGTGGCGACTGGAATCGTCCACAGCGCAGGAGGGGTTCACGCTGGAGGAGTGGGTCCGCCTGCCGGCGGCCTGA
- a CDS encoding rhodanese-like domain-containing protein: MTVDEISTEELKRKLDANEPVQVIDIRSPPAFASGHVPGAENVPMHELPSRVDDVEWAEEVVVACPIGQSSIQAARLIESYEGVGEGTTVKSMAGGYQAWTYDLEVDDE, from the coding sequence ATGACCGTCGACGAGATCAGTACCGAGGAACTCAAGCGCAAACTGGACGCGAACGAGCCCGTACAGGTGATCGACATCCGCTCGCCTCCGGCGTTCGCGTCCGGCCACGTCCCCGGAGCCGAGAACGTCCCGATGCACGAACTGCCGAGCCGCGTCGACGACGTCGAGTGGGCCGAGGAGGTCGTCGTCGCGTGTCCGATCGGTCAGTCGTCGATCCAGGCCGCCCGGCTCATCGAGAGCTACGAGGGCGTCGGCGAGGGGACGACAGTGAAGAGCATGGCCGGCGGTTATCAGGCGTGGACGTACGACCTCGAAGTCGACGACGAGTGA